From the Ctenopharyngodon idella isolate HZGC_01 chromosome 3, HZGC01, whole genome shotgun sequence genome, one window contains:
- the LOC127509204 gene encoding cell adhesion molecule 3-like isoform X2, translating into MGGVSSFCLIALLKLQLFSHRPQSYRDKVVSYLQHFLISCFSLNTYNMLQHFFGLVYLSAVSQLVSFAGTHAAECPLQLNPQRVVVEYGGSVSVNCNTSVTHQGMGWEASEGAVSQSKDNLITWRVSNLTQWDIEPYCYINHNGQCQLELPITIYKTPDSVSISTVNHNGPMMEGNQYELQCDVLNVAPVQYLTVKWYKGQTLVDQTNFTDTTKTPVDKTVTLMIRPNRADDGVQYRCEAELELGAEGPQPPPKLTSDPLSVEVYYKPQHSSSTETISISNEVTLNCTVKANPAPTYTWDSEHLKEKITSSVLRSSKLSPGNYTCIATNSRGRDSKVFIVKSKGSRPTFWTVLIFFQLLFALMIVI; encoded by the exons ATGGGTGGGGTTAGTTCTTTTTGTCTCATTGCGTTGCTCAAGCTACAGCTATTCAGTCACAGACCACAGAGTTACAGAGATAAAGTTGTGtcttatttacagcattttctGATCAGTTGTTTTTCTCTGAACACATACAATATGCTTCAACATTTCTTTGGACTTGTTTATCTCTCGGCAGTTTCACAGCTTGTGAGTTTCGCAG GGACACATGCTGCTGAATGTCCTCTTCAGCTCAACCCACAGAGAGTTGTTGTGGAGTACGGCGGTTCTGTGTCAGTTAACTGTAACACTTCTGTCACGCATCAAGGGATGGGATGGGAAGCCAGTGAGGGAGCAGTGTCCCAGAGCAAAGACAATCTGATCACATGGAGAGTGTCAAATCTGACACAATGGGACATAGAGCCATACTGCTACATAAACCATAATGGACAGTGTCAATTAGAGCTCCCAATAACTATTTACA AGACTCCAGACAGTGTGTCCATCAGCACTGTGAATCACAACGGACCAATGATGGAGGGAAACCAGTATGAGCTTCAGTGTGACGTTCTCAATGTGGCTCCTGTTCAGTATCTCACTGTCAAATGGTACAAAGGACAGACTCTGGTGGATCAAACCAACTTCACTGACACCACCAAGACTCCAGTGGATAAAACAGTCACACTCATGATCCGTCCAAACAGAGCTGATGATGGAGTTCAGTACAGGTGTGAAGCAGAGCTGGAACTGGGAGCAGAAGGACCTCAACCTCCTCCTAAACTCACATCAGATCCTCTCAGTGTTGAAGTTTAct ATAAACCACAACACTCCAGTTCAACAGAGACCATCAGTATAAGCAATGAGGTCACACTAAACTGTACAGTGAAGGCAAACCCGGCTCCTACATACACATGGGACTCTGAACATCTGAAAGAGAAGATCACCTCCTCAGTGCTCCGATCCTCCAAACTCAGTCCAGGAAACTACACATGTATCGCCACAAACTCTCGGGGAAGAGACAGCAAAGTGTTTATCGTCAAATCTAAAG GTAGTCGTCCCACATTCTGGACTGTTCTCATTTTCTTCCAGTTGCTTTTTGCATTAATGATTGTCATTTAG
- the si:ch211-66e2.5 gene encoding hemicentin-1, giving the protein MKNNLLCFLGLSIIGIVSGDSCSLEISPSRVVVKFGDPVSVSCVASRPVRVLGWESVIAASHTQRDLSVQWQVDSLTDWIEEPICYGVFFTAPRQCEEKLNLVLYKKPDSVSISLVNHSSPVVVGREYQLQCEVHNIAPVQYLVLRWYRGQTEVYNHSFSELSPATPVQVSSILLIVPNRADDGAQYRCEAELKLGAEGPQPAPTVQSDVLNLAVQYPPDFRSPEEEIVDISEDSEMVLDCTAEGNPPPVYIWTSSNLQEKADQPVLTAASLGPGVYTCTASNILGKKSKQFVIKHKSKGV; this is encoded by the exons atgaaaaacaatctCTTATGCTTTCTTGGTCTGTCCATTATCGGAATAG TGTCAGGTGACAGTTGCTCCCTAGAGATCTCTCCCTCCAGAGTAGTGGTGAAATTTGGGGATCCGGTGTCGGTCAGCTGTGTGGCCTCTCGTCCAGTACGTGTGCTGGGATGGGAATCGGTCATTGCCGCATCACACACTCAGCGTGACCTTAGCGTTCAGTGGCAGGTAGACAGTTTGACTGACTGGATTGAGGAGCCAATCTGCTATGGTGTTTTTTTCACTGCACCCAGGCAGTGTGAGGAAAAACTAAACCTTGTTCTATACA AGAAACCAGACAGTGTGTCCATAAGTTTAGTGAATCACAGCAGTCCAGTGGTGGTAGGAAGAGAGTACCAGCTACAGTGTGAGGTGCATAACATCGCACCTGTTCAGTACCTTGTTTTAAGATGGTACAGAGGACAAACCGAGGTTTACAACCACTCATTCTCAGAGTTATCCCCTGCAACACCAGTCCAGGTGTCGTCCATCTTGCTGATTGTCCCAAACAGAGCTGATGATGGAGCTCAGTACAGGTGTGAAGCAGAGCTGAAACTGGGAGCAGAAGGACCTCAACCTGCTCCAACAGTTCAGTCTGATGTTCTCAACCTTGCTGTTCAAT acCCGCCTGACTTCCGCAGTCCAGAAGAAGAGATAGTGGACATCAGTGAAGATAGTGAAATGGTACTGGATTGTACTGCGGAGGGTAACCCGCCTCCTGTGTATATCTGGACCTCCTCAAACCTTCAGGAAAAGGCTGATCAGCCTGTTTTGACAGCTGCATCTTTGGGCCCAGGGGTGTATACGTGCACTGCCTCTAATATCCTCGGAAAAAAGAGCAAACAGTTTGTCATCAAACACAAATCCAAAG gCGTTTAA